In Thermodesulfobacteriota bacterium, the sequence TCCAGATATCCACGTTAATGCTATTGCCCCAGGTCCGGTACTGTTCCCTTATAACTTCACCGAAGGGGAAAAAAGGCAGGCTGTGGAAGGCACCGCTTTGAAGAGGAATGGTTCTCCGGAGGATATAGCGATGGGAGTAATTTTTTTAATAGAATCTGAATACATAACGGGCGAGGTCCTTCATATCAATGGTGGGATGTTTTAATAAACTCAGATAAAACTTTAATCTCTTTCAGCGAAAGTAATTCCGACCGGTAAAATACTTGACATAAACACATCACTCAACAATACTACTCTACTCAGCTTACATCCTACTGATCAAACCTACAACTGGAGTTAATAAATGGACTTGAGTGAAATTTTTAAGAGCACTCTCTTAATCGGACCAGAGATTACACTAATAATTACAGGAATGATACTGATAGTGATTGACCCTCTAATAATACGGGATAAAAAAAAAGAGCTTTTCTGGATAGTACTTACTGGCATCATAATTGCATTTATTCTTAACCTTAATCGGTTAAATAATTCCTCACTCGCCTTTTCGGGAGCGATTTCCATCGACGTATTTTCCGGCTACTTCAACATTATTTTCCTCATCAGTTGCTTTATCGCGATCGCCCTCTCTAGGGACTATACAAGTAATATGGGTTTTAGGCCGAATGAATTCTATTCGCTAATTCTATTCTCAACCTCGGGAATGATGATCCTCAGTTCCGCAAAAGAATTCATGTCCTTTTTTCTTGGTTTTGAAATTATGTCGATCTCCGTCTATATACTATCAGGTTTCAATAGAAGATCCGTACTTTCGTCAGAGGCAGGAATGAAGTATCTAGTCCTGGGAGGCTTTTCGTCCGCCATACTCCTCTACGGGATAGCCTTGCTATACGGGGCCTCTGGGACAATTTTCATCGATTTGATTGCGCTGCGATTCGATAGTAGTAACCCTCTATATTTAGTAGGATCGGCGTTGATCCTTGCAAGTATCATCTTCAAAATCGGTGCATTTCCCCTGCACCAATGGGTGCCAGACATATATGAAGGGGCTCCTATGACTGTAACAGGATTTATGTCAGTAGCAGTCAAAGCCGCAGCCTTTGCTTTTCTCCTGAGAATACTGTTTGTAGCTAATTACCAGATTGAAGGTGATTGGACACATGCTCTATGGATTGTATCAGCCTTTACCATGACCATCGGTAATCTTGCCGCAATCGCACAGAACAGTATAAAGCGAATGCTAGCTTACTCGAGCATCGCCCATGCCGGATATGCGCTAATCGGAGTAGTAGCGAATCTCGGAGGCAAAAGTACGGGTTTGGGTAGTGTGCTATACTACCTCTTCGCCTATTCTTTTATGAATCTTGGTGCCTTTGGCGTCCTAGCCTATTTATCTAAGGATGGAAAAGAATGCGAGACATTTGAGGATATTTCGGGCCTCTGGCAGAGAAAACCCCTGATTGCCATCGCATTCGGTGTCTTCATGTTCTCACTCGCCGGCGTTCCTCCAACTATTGGCTTTTTTGCAAAATATAGGGTGTTTCTTTCGGCAATAAAGGCCGACTTCTACTGGCTAGCCATCATCGGAATATTGAACAGCGTTGTATCAGCTTACTATTACTTGAGGGTACTAGTATATGCTTATATGAGAGATGAAAAAATCGAATTCCCTGCACTTAAGCCCTTCTCAGCCCTAGCCATCACCATACTTACAATCGCAACCCTACTCCTGGGAGTATTCCCACTTCAATCATGGAATCTTGCTATTAAGGCAGCGGGCCCTTTACTTCAAAATTACTGATTGCATATTCACAAGGTAGCCCTATCTATTTGACAATTAATTTTTCGTGGGCTATTTTTCATTAATTTATAATATGAAGTAAATTATTAAATTTGTGGAAATAACTTTTCTTTATTATTAAGATTTAATAAAACATGGCAAGAGCTAAAAGTACCGCGAAAGAAAAATCAGATTTCATAAAACGAGAAATTAGCGCAGCTTTATTGTTCACGATCGGTCTATTTTCCACCTTGAGCCTAATCTTTTACAGTACCAATTCCGGTTTTGACGTTAAAGGAGCTATGGGTACGTCAGGAGTCTTCATCTCAGATATGCTCGGGAGCGCGTTTGGAATTGCCTCTTTCGTGGTCCCGGTGGTAATGTTTTATACAGCAATATTGGTTTTTGTTAACAAAC encodes:
- a CDS encoding NADH-quinone oxidoreductase subunit N — translated: MDLSEIFKSTLLIGPEITLIITGMILIVIDPLIIRDKKKELFWIVLTGIIIAFILNLNRLNNSSLAFSGAISIDVFSGYFNIIFLISCFIAIALSRDYTSNMGFRPNEFYSLILFSTSGMMILSSAKEFMSFFLGFEIMSISVYILSGFNRRSVLSSEAGMKYLVLGGFSSAILLYGIALLYGASGTIFIDLIALRFDSSNPLYLVGSALILASIIFKIGAFPLHQWVPDIYEGAPMTVTGFMSVAVKAAAFAFLLRILFVANYQIEGDWTHALWIVSAFTMTIGNLAAIAQNSIKRMLAYSSIAHAGYALIGVVANLGGKSTGLGSVLYYLFAYSFMNLGAFGVLAYLSKDGKECETFEDISGLWQRKPLIAIAFGVFMFSLAGVPPTIGFFAKYRVFLSAIKADFYWLAIIGILNSVVSAYYYLRVLVYAYMRDEKIEFPALKPFSALAITILTIATLLLGVFPLQSWNLAIKAAGPLLQNY
- a CDS encoding SDR family oxidoreductase, translated to PDIHVNAIAPGPVLFPYNFTEGEKRQAVEGTALKRNGSPEDIAMGVIFLIESEYITGEVLHINGGMF